The region TTATGTAAACTATTTCATTCACTCATAATTCTtttccatacaaatttatatcaAATGTTTCCTATTTTTCACCTACCATGGTCAGCTCCTTCTCCCTTCCAACCACTATAATTCCTTCTTTAATTTTCCCTTGATTTACACATGTGTacgttcaaaaacaaaatattttaattaactcttaaatttcttcttccaTGGCCGACCATACACCATAACACACAACAAtaagttttgttaattttttctataatttcacTAGTATCACAACTAAATACAAACCGataatattaattcaaactaatttttcaaaaacttcaaTTCATCCAAATCCTAAATATAACTTGAAAATTTCAACTCAAATCATTTAATTATCATGAAAACTTGTTAAAATCAAAGGAGAATACCTTACTAACTACTTGTATAAGCCTTAAATGTGCTCCAAATAAATTTCTAGAATTCCCTTTCTTTCCTCCTTCCATGGACAACCCTCTCTTCCCCTTTATTTATTTCCTCACACTTGTTTTCCTCTTAATTTGATGTTTAACACACTTAATTCTTACTAATCTTCCAggttttctctttaattttcactttttcCTAAGTTTTTCCATGAGTCTCCTAAGAATTTTATAgagttctttccttttctctcctGTAACTCCTGTAATTTTGTCCAGCCAAGCATCCCCCGCCCCCCCGGGTAAAGTTTTATCTTATTGTGAGACCTGTTTTTATTAACATTGAAACATGgcattttgaatttcattatacTACATGTCACCATAAgtcttttcattatttattttttccatctggTTATAAATTCGTGtttccatgttttttattttttagatatttttcataattcttttttttaaatttttttataggctTTTATATATGCACTCCTCACAacttcactttatttttatcttcttatacattattgttttttaaactttcctatacattattctttctttttatattttaagcatTGGACAGTTCTCCATTCCAACAGAGAACTTGCTTTTTAGAAACAACCCAGGTCAAAGACGAAGTTTACTTTTAAGTATATCAAATCATCAACTTAGAACGCAACCCTAAAAATCCCAAAGTTTATCTAAAGTTTTTTCCCAACTTCATTAATAACCATGGACCATCAGGATTCTAATTGTTTCATTTATAACCTataaaaatgattgttttttagtaCACAATTCATTGAACCATAGTTTTTCCCTATAGATAACTGTGATAATTAAAAGTTGTGAGCAAGGGTGGAACTAGGAGGTTCAAGCAAGAGTCACCACACTTTTAAATGTGTGTGTAATTTTTAATAGGGATGACAACTATGTCTCTATGTAATAGGGATGACAACTAAATCCAAACTCGATGGATATTAACATGACTTAAATGTgcgtgtatttatttttatatagttatcttACTCGATGAGTAATGAATATTATGAAACTTGACAAAAAATTAAccctatatatataacatttatttatttttaatccaatATAATATACCTATATTTCAATATTGACATAATATACACATACacatatatgtataatatttataattttatcatttaatatatatgtacgtacttcaaataataataatcaattaaGAAATATCCGTATAGATATTCAAAAGTTGATGGATAAAgtatgtgttagaaaataatataaatcatattttaggaccttacctaataacttaaactattgggttgagatgattatttaacatagtatcaaagtcttgatgaccaagtggtcacgagttcgaatctcattattttcatttatttgataaaaattaagcacatagTAATGTAAgcgtgcaagtttcaagcccaaagggctttcacttgggacgatgtgttagagaataatataaatcatatcttgagaccttacctaataatttaaactattgggttgggatgattctttgacaatataaacatctaaattttttatgtaataaagtataaatattCAACTCATGAATATCTCTTACCATCCCTACCTTgtaagtaaaataattaaaatgatttttgcatctcaatatgtttttttcctcCAACTTCAAATTCCTAGCTCCACCCTGACCTGTTCTTCCTAGtacccttttttttccctctttattTTTGGTAATTATAATAAAGAAATGACCAAAACAAAGCAAATTGAATTGTCCAAATGATTTATTCTTcatacaaaagaaaatatatctcATGAAACATTTTAATGGCAAAAAGCCAAGCcaattaaatttatatcaaattcataaaataaaatccaatttcaTAATATTCTACCTATTAATTTAtgtctataatttttaattttcttactaTTTATTAATTAGGTTTAGCATCACTTACACTTGATATTATAGCTCAATCTAAAATAGATCCCGGATTCatttttccaaataattttatttttactaaatttattttaaaaacaattaatatttaagaaCTGAGTTTTAATCAGATGAGGCTATATGATGAATTCAGCAGGCcaccttatatttttaataaagtcaattaagtttttttcaaacttttttttccaaccAATCCAAGTTCGACAACAAGGATAGGATGCCTCCAGAACAATAGAACCTTTCGAAAGGAACTTTCTTGGTAACAACTCATTTTCCAAAGAAATGCCTCCATTGCATATTTGGTCAGATCCCACCCACCCACAAAAATCCAGAGGAGATAGCCCCAAACCGTATCACCACCGTCGTCTTCCTTCCTCTCCCCTCAATTCCTCTGGACCCCATCTCATTCCCTATCACCCCATTCGTCTGTCACACTTCTTGTGCCAAACACCTGGtcatccacctcttcctctctctcaataaaagaaataaagagtaAACCTCACCACcaagaagaaagaataaaagTCATCTTCCCTGCCCCTTCTCTTCAAGGAAAGCACAGAAGAAGACAAAATGTCAGCAGAGATGTTCGGATACTCGAGCGTTAGCAACAAGGATACGGGCAAGGAGGTTGATTTGGAGGCAGGGAATGGAGAGACTTTGTACCCAGGTTTGAGTCTTGGAGAGAACCAGTTACGATGGGGCTTGATTCGCAAAGTTTATGGCATCTTGGCTGCTCAGCTTGTCCTCACCACCATCGTCGCTGCTGCTACGGTTCTATATACTCCTATCACTGATCTCCTCAGGGGCAGTTTTGGGTTCGTTATGCTCCTATCAATTGTTCCCTTTATTTGTGAGTACTCAAAATTCAAGATCTCTCCTTTCTCCTttcttgtttctgtttttttttcatgtaatgttTCTTGATTTGCTTACAGGTTTCCAATTCTCTAccgtaattaaattttaatttgaattcaattaataaataagctAAATTCACATattcaggggaaaaaaaataaaactcaattcattTTGTTTACTGTATTATATCCTTATtatctttatcttatttttcaaaTGTCTATAACAAAAGAGATGGTTCGATgcatatttttaacattaatttctcCTATTTAGTCTCCTCTGATTTACTTTTGTACagattgaattcaattattgaCACTTAAAATGATTCCAAATATGAGATTTTATTGAAAcctaattgaattcaattacgAGGGTTGCAACATGCTGATTTTATGTTCTTTAAACTTCATGTTTCAGGATGTCTTTTGGGGTTAAGGTTTGAATCTTGATTGAGGTTTAAGATTGAAACTTGAATTGGGTTAAAGATTAAAGCGAAATATCTTTACcttgtcttttgttttcttgattcatGTTTGTGTTTTTTGGATAGTATGCGTATTTTTGTCTTGATGTAGGGTGGAATTGAAACTTGAACTGGGTTAAAGCCTCTGGATCTCTTTTTATCGTTGTTGTTTGCATATAACAGGAAGTGAGACGCCTAAATGTTCGAATATATCATTGGCTTAAGTCAATTCACGTGGAAGAGTATTATGAATTTGCTTGTTTCTTGAGATCTTgtgcttttaatttaaatcataagTGTTGGAAAATGCAGTGTTGTGGCCCTTGCATGTGTATCATCAGAAACACCCTGTGAATCTAATCATTCTTGGCCTCTTCACTGTTTCACTGAGTCTCTTGGTTGGAGCAAGCTGTGCTAATATAGAAGGTTGGCATCTTGATCTTATCCTGTTTGGAAATCTAATAATTCGTTTCGTGTTGGTGACTTTATGAGTTGCTTTTGTAATTATGATATGAATATTGTGTTGCATTCAAATGCTTTCAGGGAAAATCGTGCTTGAGGCATTAATTCTGACCTCCGCTGTGGTTTGCTCTCTAACCGGATACACTTTCTGGGCTTCTAAGAAGGGCAAGGACTTTAGCTTTCTTGGACCAATTCTCTTCACTGCCCTCATTATCCTCATCCTGACTAGTTTTATCCAGGTTAGATGCctcattttcttcaattcaTTCTGCCATGGATATGTTTTCTGAGCAAACCAAAGATATTGCATGTTCACCCAGTACATTGGTCTGATGTTATGGATGTTCTGGTATATTGCAGGTGTTCTTCCCACTTGGCTCAACATCTACTGCAGTTTATGGTGGAATTAGCGCTTTGATTTTCTGTGGATACATAGTTTATGACACTGACCACCTGATCAAGCGCTTCTCATATGATCAGTATATTTTGGCCTCGGCTGCTCTCTATTTGGACATTCTGAACCTGTTTCTTTCCATTCTGCGGGTGCTGAGTCAGAGAAACAATTAGTTGTGCAGCATACTCTCTTCAGCATGCAATTATATCTTTGATAATAACTGATACTCGGTGTAAGATTGATAATAACTGATACGTTATTAATGCAATCTAGTATTGTCTAAGTGGGCTGTTCCATTTTGCAGAGTCCTTGGTGTTCCATTTTTCTAATTGACCATGGTAAATGTTTATTCTATGTGAATTGTTTTCCACTTTATGGTTTCTTCTGCTTGTGTGTATTGCCTTTTCTCCGATTTCTTTTGCACACTAAATTGTTTTCTAGCATGAATTATAGGGCGCTGTTATTACCGTCGGTTGTTTTGTATATCCATCAGTGGCTGTCTGAAACTTGTCAGGTAGGAAAAGTGGATAAATCATCATTAATCGAAACTAATCACCTCAGTCTTGCAAAAAGTGGAATGATATCTATCATGATAAGTTGTCCATGAGTTGGGAGGACTTAGGTTGAATCCCCTTCTATATCCTTGTTAACAAGTTATGGATGCTGGGAATGCCCACTTCCCAACTCAAAGTGCAGGTCCTGTTCTGCTATGTGGAATTGGCTCAGCCCTACCATCCACTCAAGTTGTAATGCATTTCGCTGGCTGAAAAGACATGCCTGGTTTGCCATGTCGAGTCTTTGGCAAATTTCTTGCACTTTCCCCTATCACGCTTCTCTCTCTTGACAAACACAATTAATGTCAGGGAAGCCCCAGTGGCATTATAATATATTGAATCACATTCTTCTGTAACATAAACGCAGTGGGATCTTACAATGCatccatgtaaaaataaaatccaaatttcGTCAAGGTCTTCCAAATTTCTCTTACAATGCATCCATGGCTTGTTCCTTTATTGGACATGCTCTCTGGGCTGATTGGAGGAGGGAAGATGTCGACTATCTTGTGCAAATATTCTTTGAAGCAATGGTAATCTTTGTTGCTATGGTGCTGCAGGTCAGCAGTAGGGCATGCACGTGTGTGTATTGTACTGATCATATTGTTGTATGATTTGACGTACAACCCTTCCCAAGACGACGGCTAGACTTAGAGGCGACAAGGCTATTTGTAGCTCGTACTGCGAAATAATAGAGTGGAGCTTTATTGGT is a window of Populus nigra chromosome 10, ddPopNigr1.1, whole genome shotgun sequence DNA encoding:
- the LOC133705592 gene encoding BI1-like protein, whose amino-acid sequence is MSAEMFGYSSVSNKDTGKEVDLEAGNGETLYPGLSLGENQLRWGLIRKVYGILAAQLVLTTIVAAATVLYTPITDLLRGSFGFVMLLSIVPFILLWPLHVYHQKHPVNLIILGLFTVSLSLLVGASCANIEGKIVLEALILTSAVVCSLTGYTFWASKKGKDFSFLGPILFTALIILILTSFIQVFFPLGSTSTAVYGGISALIFCGYIVYDTDHLIKRFSYDQYILASAALYLDILNLFLSILRVLSQRNN